The Candidatus Cloacimonadota bacterium genome includes a window with the following:
- the umuD gene encoding translesion error-prone DNA polymerase V autoproteolytic subunit — translation MKNKKEKKIITRIFSAEIGKSLELPLIKTKIKAGFPSPASDYVESTLDLNEHLIQHPSATFFLRVEGNSMINAGIRSGDLLVVDRAVQVDSNNIIIASIDEELTVKRMKVKKGKYYLIPENDEFNPIEVTPEMEFSVWGVVTHVIHRV, via the coding sequence ATGAAAAATAAAAAAGAAAAGAAAATTATCACCCGGATTTTTTCGGCAGAAATTGGTAAATCACTAGAATTGCCATTAATAAAAACAAAGATCAAAGCAGGATTTCCGTCGCCGGCAAGCGATTATGTAGAATCCACTTTAGATCTGAACGAACATCTCATCCAGCATCCATCTGCAACATTTTTTTTGCGAGTCGAAGGAAATTCTATGATAAATGCCGGAATACGTTCAGGAGATCTGCTTGTGGTGGATCGAGCTGTGCAAGTAGATTCAAACAATATCATTATTGCCTCAATTGACGAAGAATTAACCGTCAAGCGAATGAAAGTAAAGAAAGGCAAATATTATCTGATTCCTGAAAATGATGAATTTAATCCAATCGAAGTAACACCAGAAATGGAATTTTCAGTCTGGGGTGTGGTAACACACGTAATTCATCGGGTTTGA